One genomic region from Jiangella sp. DSM 45060 encodes:
- a CDS encoding ATP-binding cassette domain-containing protein, giving the protein MTATAPVLVASELRKSYGHVKALRGASLSVRPGEVVAIVGDNGAGKSTFISCICGALTPDAGNVTIDGTPLEPGSIASAMSAGLAAVYQDLAVAPHLSVVENIFLSTEIRSGGPLGRLGVLDRRTMRREAEQLMHSLGIDLPNLDRPVEQLSGGQRQVVAVARAVSRASRVIVLDEPTAALGAKQSQIVLDTITATRRRGIAVLLISHDLPRVLEVADRIVVMRLGSVASEIDPSGTTVSDVVAAMLGENRENGEDRRTP; this is encoded by the coding sequence ATGACGGCGACGGCACCCGTCCTTGTCGCGAGCGAGCTGCGCAAGTCCTACGGTCACGTGAAGGCGCTCCGCGGCGCGAGCCTGTCGGTGCGTCCCGGCGAGGTCGTCGCGATCGTCGGCGACAACGGCGCGGGCAAGAGCACGTTCATCTCGTGCATCTGTGGCGCCCTGACCCCCGACGCGGGGAACGTCACGATCGACGGCACGCCCCTCGAGCCGGGCTCGATCGCGTCGGCCATGAGCGCGGGACTCGCGGCGGTCTACCAGGACCTCGCGGTCGCGCCGCACCTCTCGGTCGTCGAAAACATCTTCCTCTCCACTGAGATCCGCAGCGGGGGACCGCTGGGCCGGCTCGGCGTCCTGGACCGGCGCACCATGCGGCGCGAGGCCGAGCAGCTCATGCACAGCCTCGGCATCGACCTGCCCAACCTGGACCGGCCGGTCGAGCAGCTCTCGGGCGGCCAGCGGCAGGTCGTCGCGGTGGCGCGGGCCGTGTCCCGCGCGAGCCGCGTGATCGTGCTGGACGAACCCACCGCCGCCCTCGGGGCGAAGCAGTCGCAGATCGTCCTCGACACGATCACGGCCACGCGCAGACGCGGCATCGCGGTGCTGCTGATCTCGCACGACCTCCCGCGGGTGCTCGAGGTGGCCGACCGGATCGTCGTCATGCGACTCGGCTCGGTGGCGTCGGAGATCGACCCCAGCGGCACGACCGTGAGCGACGTCGTCGCGGCGATGCTCGGCGAGAACCGCGAGAACGGCGAGGACAGGAGGACACCATGA
- a CDS encoding ABC transporter permease produces MTTNAGIVDENGVAVRDRWSFAAVSTTWYVLAAVVLLVVVFTVIGPEARFVSVTNLQAIGRNSAGLLLLAIGLAFVLGAGHIDLSVGANLVLSSVVAAKTVVLVSGGSAAAAAGEYTDTGLAIVAGLVAGMVAGMLVGLFNGLLVTRLRINSFVVTLGTMGVATGLAQVITDGANVPYLPPSLQSTVGMRTLLAVPVPLVVGLVVGAVAAGVLAWTRFGRHTLAIGSSASGSRRAGVRVEATATKVFVLCGLMAGVAGFLDITRFGTTAISGHETSMLQALSAVIIGGTSLFGGRASVVGAMSATFIPTVLLAGFVMVGVGSFYQNIAIGLVLIAAVWIDGVRRGQLVPR; encoded by the coding sequence ATGACCACCAACGCGGGAATCGTCGACGAGAACGGCGTGGCCGTGCGCGACCGGTGGTCCTTCGCCGCCGTCTCGACCACCTGGTACGTCCTCGCGGCCGTCGTGCTCCTCGTCGTCGTCTTCACCGTCATCGGTCCGGAGGCCCGGTTCGTCTCCGTGACGAACCTGCAGGCCATCGGGCGCAACAGCGCCGGACTGCTGCTCCTGGCCATCGGACTGGCGTTCGTGCTGGGTGCCGGCCACATCGACCTGTCGGTCGGTGCGAACCTGGTGCTGTCCTCGGTGGTCGCGGCGAAGACGGTCGTCCTGGTCTCCGGCGGCAGCGCGGCCGCGGCAGCCGGCGAGTACACCGACACCGGACTGGCGATCGTGGCCGGTCTCGTCGCCGGAATGGTCGCCGGCATGCTGGTGGGCCTGTTCAACGGGTTGCTCGTCACCCGGCTGCGGATCAACTCGTTCGTCGTCACGCTCGGGACGATGGGTGTGGCCACCGGCCTCGCACAGGTGATCACGGACGGCGCCAACGTGCCGTACCTGCCGCCGAGCCTGCAGAGCACGGTGGGCATGCGGACGCTGCTGGCCGTGCCCGTCCCGCTCGTCGTGGGCCTCGTCGTGGGCGCCGTGGCCGCGGGCGTCCTGGCGTGGACCCGCTTCGGCCGGCACACGCTCGCGATCGGCTCCAGCGCGAGCGGCTCGCGACGGGCGGGGGTGCGCGTCGAGGCGACCGCGACGAAGGTGTTCGTCCTGTGCGGGCTCATGGCCGGCGTGGCCGGATTCCTCGACATCACCCGGTTCGGCACGACGGCCATCTCCGGACACGAGACCAGCATGCTGCAGGCGCTGTCGGCGGTGATCATCGGCGGCACGAGCCTCTTCGGCGGACGTGCGTCGGTCGTCGGCGCCATGTCCGCGACCTTCATTCCCACGGTGCTGCTCGCGGGATTCGTCATGGTCGGCGTCGGGTCCTTCTACCAGAACATCGCGATCGGACTCGTCCTCATCGCCGCCGTCTGGATCGACGGCGTGCGCCGCGGGCAACTCGTCCCCCGATGA
- a CDS encoding ABC transporter substrate-binding protein, protein MTTNRLLGPALLAVSVLAATACGTSAQTESGGDDGGALDISLLTTYNGLPFYTAMLCGAKDAAADLGGGIEISTDGPSRGMNAADQVPVLESVVNAGPDGLIFVPADPQAMLAPVRTAVDSGIAVVTTDAVLADEVALAQFHGDSIAGGALAAEELLTRVGDAEGKVLVLDNRPGLPLTNERAEGFITGLEGAGNLEVLETQYFEDDPNQASSIVQSSLQAHPDIVGIFATAEAGATGAANALQAMNAEDVAVIAYDAGPVLVRGLQDGTLDALVAQGSYQQGYDALTRLVSHLRDEDTADLPFDNVVDNVLVTADNMDDPEVAKFLYPESCS, encoded by the coding sequence ATGACCACGAACCGGCTGCTGGGCCCGGCGTTACTCGCCGTCTCCGTCCTCGCCGCGACCGCGTGCGGAACGAGCGCTCAGACGGAGTCCGGCGGCGATGACGGCGGCGCGCTCGACATCTCGCTGCTCACCACCTACAACGGGCTGCCGTTCTACACCGCGATGCTGTGCGGAGCGAAGGACGCCGCCGCGGACCTGGGTGGCGGGATCGAGATCTCGACCGACGGCCCGTCGCGGGGGATGAACGCCGCCGACCAGGTCCCGGTTCTCGAATCCGTCGTCAACGCCGGTCCCGACGGGCTGATCTTCGTGCCGGCGGACCCGCAGGCCATGCTCGCGCCCGTGCGCACAGCGGTCGACTCCGGCATCGCGGTGGTGACCACCGACGCCGTGCTCGCGGACGAGGTGGCCCTGGCCCAGTTCCACGGCGACAGCATCGCCGGAGGCGCGCTCGCCGCGGAGGAACTGCTCACCCGCGTCGGTGACGCGGAGGGCAAGGTCCTCGTGCTCGACAACCGTCCCGGCCTGCCGCTCACCAACGAGCGCGCCGAGGGGTTCATCACCGGCCTCGAGGGCGCGGGCAACCTGGAGGTGCTCGAGACACAGTACTTCGAGGACGACCCCAACCAGGCGTCGTCGATCGTGCAGTCGAGCCTGCAGGCGCACCCGGACATCGTGGGCATCTTCGCGACGGCCGAGGCCGGCGCCACCGGGGCGGCGAACGCGCTCCAGGCGATGAACGCCGAGGACGTCGCCGTCATCGCCTACGACGCCGGGCCCGTTCTCGTGCGCGGGCTTCAGGACGGGACCCTGGACGCGCTCGTGGCACAGGGCTCGTACCAGCAGGGCTACGACGCGCTCACCCGGCTCGTCTCGCACCTGCGCGACGAGGACACGGCGGATCTTCCGTTCGACAATGTCGTCGACAACGTCCTGGTGACGGCGGACAACATGGACGATCCCGAGGTCGCCAAGTTCCTGTATCCGGAATCGTGCTCCTGA
- a CDS encoding SDR family NAD(P)-dependent oxidoreductase: MRQETDGAVVVTGAASGIGRAVVETLVQAGRPVVALDLADSVGELASATVRAVVGDAADPAVLAGAVDDGADLAGAVTGAVAAAGITRAGTVDTMDLGTWDAIVRTNLTAVFLLAKACVPRFRRAGGGSFVAIASQVGMVGYPENVAYCAAKGGVINFVRALAVDGGPDGIRANAVCPGPVDTPMLREGFDQTGEDLDVVTRRVPLGRVGRPDEIAAAVGLLLGPAGGFVTGAVWPVDGGYTAQ, from the coding sequence GTGAGGCAGGAGACCGACGGCGCGGTCGTCGTCACCGGGGCCGCGTCCGGCATCGGCCGGGCCGTCGTCGAGACGCTGGTCCAGGCCGGTCGGCCGGTGGTGGCGCTCGACCTCGCGGACTCGGTCGGCGAGCTCGCCTCCGCGACCGTGCGCGCGGTCGTCGGCGACGCCGCCGATCCCGCGGTCCTCGCCGGCGCCGTCGACGACGGCGCGGACCTCGCCGGCGCGGTCACGGGCGCCGTGGCCGCCGCGGGGATCACCCGGGCCGGCACCGTCGACACGATGGATCTCGGGACCTGGGACGCCATCGTGCGCACCAACCTCACCGCGGTGTTCCTCCTGGCGAAGGCCTGCGTGCCGCGGTTCCGGCGAGCCGGCGGCGGGTCGTTCGTCGCGATCGCATCGCAGGTGGGCATGGTCGGGTATCCCGAGAACGTCGCGTATTGCGCCGCCAAGGGTGGTGTGATCAACTTCGTGCGCGCACTGGCGGTCGACGGCGGGCCCGACGGCATCAGGGCCAACGCCGTGTGCCCAGGGCCCGTCGACACCCCGATGCTGCGCGAAGGCTTCGACCAGACCGGCGAGGACCTGGACGTCGTGACCCGACGGGTACCGCTGGGCCGGGTCGGCCGGCCTGACGAGATCGCGGCCGCGGTCGGGCTGCTGCTCGGTCCCGCGGGCGGATTCGTCACGGGCGCGGTCTGGCCCGTCGACGGCGGCTACACGGCGCAGTAG
- a CDS encoding FCD domain-containing protein yields MVTDDPRERALLELIAELQPVGAREIGKRLDGPLAGLSESTLSRLLRRLDSAGLTGSPNGKGRVLTPAGREVADRVANERRWSAELGPLELRTAQDVADLLHARRGVESEIARAAALAAGPAEVEHLSRLLAGHETSMDTEDERPRRAVDFHRALADLVPNRVLRGLAAVVFDPRFDHLEQVLDVITESRGTTRRSTNEHHELMDAIAGRDPDRAEAAMARHLDRLIEDATTDVTTTREAIALFLAAHRGTTPA; encoded by the coding sequence ATGGTGACCGACGACCCGCGAGAGCGCGCGCTGCTGGAGCTCATCGCCGAGTTGCAGCCGGTGGGGGCGCGTGAGATCGGCAAGCGACTCGACGGGCCGCTGGCCGGACTGAGCGAGTCGACGCTGTCGCGGCTGCTCCGCCGGCTCGACTCCGCCGGCCTCACGGGGTCGCCGAACGGCAAGGGCCGCGTGCTCACGCCGGCGGGCAGGGAGGTGGCCGACCGGGTCGCCAACGAGCGCAGGTGGTCGGCCGAGCTCGGACCGCTGGAACTGCGCACCGCCCAGGACGTGGCCGACCTGTTGCACGCCCGGCGAGGCGTGGAGAGCGAGATCGCCCGTGCTGCCGCGCTGGCGGCCGGTCCGGCGGAGGTCGAGCACCTGTCCCGGCTGCTGGCCGGACACGAGACGTCGATGGACACCGAGGACGAACGCCCCCGGCGTGCCGTCGACTTCCACCGGGCCCTCGCCGATCTCGTCCCCAACCGCGTCCTGCGAGGACTGGCCGCGGTGGTGTTCGATCCCCGGTTCGACCACCTCGAGCAGGTGCTCGACGTCATCACCGAGAGCCGCGGAACCACCCGCCGGTCGACGAACGAGCACCACGAGCTCATGGACGCCATCGCGGGCCGCGACCCCGACCGTGCGGAGGCGGCCATGGCGCGGCACCTCGACCGCCTCATCGAGGACGCCACGACCGACGTCACGACCACCCGGGAGGCGATCGCCCTCTTCCTCGCCGCCCACCGAGGCACGACGCCCGCCTGA
- a CDS encoding RidA family protein encodes MPLLEQISTTEAPAPSASYSQAIAWDRLVATGGQVGADPRTGALPEAFEDEVRQALENLRAVLRAAGTSPERVLKTTCFLTDISTFPTFDRIYRDFFPDPLPARSTIGIALAGGLRFEIEAWAVRDPEGPA; translated from the coding sequence ATGCCCCTGCTCGAACAGATCAGCACGACCGAGGCTCCCGCGCCGAGCGCGTCGTACTCCCAGGCCATCGCCTGGGACCGGTTGGTCGCGACCGGCGGCCAGGTGGGCGCCGACCCGCGCACCGGCGCCCTGCCGGAGGCCTTCGAGGACGAGGTGCGCCAGGCGCTGGAGAACCTGCGCGCCGTCCTGCGCGCGGCGGGCACGTCGCCCGAGCGGGTCCTGAAGACCACGTGCTTCCTCACCGACATCTCCACGTTCCCCACGTTCGATCGGATCTATCGCGACTTCTTCCCCGACCCGCTGCCGGCGCGGAGCACGATCGGCATCGCGCTCGCCGGCGGCCTGCGGTTCGAGATCGAGGCGTGGGCCGTCCGTGACCCGGAAGGCCCCGCGTGA
- a CDS encoding amidohydrolase family protein — protein sequence MTWFDTVVRGATVVAGGAARRLDLGIRDGRYAAVLEPDAPADAEHVVDAGGLVATPGAIDTHTHIDWPYDGTRTVDGPLGASRAALLGGTTTVVDFVPPAEPGRSLVDACHERVDALGEAIAVDFALHPILLDASTAVLGELPHVVADGFTSFKMYTTYEDRRVDDGAAWQLMRAIARLGALPGFHAENHELLTATLGEQERLGRLAAGDYPASRPALAEAEAIGMVSLYARRIGTPVYIFHVSGAEALGAVEAARRAGSVVHAETCTHYLVHDDSVFSGADPWRFVISPPIRSAADRERLWEGLRTGSVTTVGSDHCAYESGRKAAHSDDHRHVPAGAPGIEARTLLLWSEGLHRHGVSLPEFVAANSERAAAVLGLTAKGRIAVGADADLVLWDPALRWRGADLPPSSPETFSLYDRCDGTGRPRHVFLRGTAVVRDGALTDEAPRGRFVHRQPRSPR from the coding sequence GTGACCTGGTTCGACACCGTCGTCCGCGGCGCCACGGTGGTGGCCGGGGGAGCGGCGCGACGCCTCGACCTCGGCATCCGGGACGGCCGGTACGCCGCCGTCCTCGAGCCGGACGCGCCGGCCGACGCGGAGCACGTGGTGGACGCCGGCGGCCTCGTCGCCACGCCCGGCGCCATCGACACCCACACCCACATCGACTGGCCCTATGACGGCACCCGCACGGTCGACGGCCCGCTCGGCGCCAGCCGTGCCGCGCTGCTCGGCGGCACCACGACGGTCGTCGACTTCGTCCCGCCGGCCGAGCCGGGCCGGAGTCTCGTCGACGCGTGCCACGAGCGGGTGGACGCACTGGGCGAGGCCATCGCGGTCGACTTCGCCCTGCACCCGATCCTGCTCGACGCGTCGACGGCCGTTCTCGGCGAGCTGCCGCACGTGGTCGCGGACGGCTTCACGTCGTTCAAGATGTACACGACCTACGAGGACCGCCGCGTCGACGACGGCGCGGCGTGGCAGCTCATGCGGGCCATCGCCCGACTGGGCGCGCTGCCGGGCTTCCACGCCGAGAACCACGAACTGCTCACCGCCACCCTCGGAGAGCAGGAACGGCTCGGCCGGCTCGCCGCCGGTGACTATCCGGCCAGCCGCCCCGCGCTCGCCGAGGCCGAGGCGATCGGCATGGTGTCGCTCTACGCGCGGCGCATCGGCACCCCGGTGTACATCTTCCACGTCAGCGGCGCGGAGGCGCTCGGGGCCGTCGAGGCGGCCAGACGCGCCGGGAGCGTCGTCCACGCCGAGACCTGCACGCACTACCTCGTCCACGACGATTCGGTGTTCTCCGGAGCGGACCCCTGGCGTTTCGTCATCTCGCCGCCCATCCGGTCGGCCGCCGACCGGGAACGGTTGTGGGAGGGCCTGCGGACCGGCTCCGTGACGACCGTCGGTTCCGATCACTGCGCGTACGAGTCGGGCCGCAAGGCCGCACACAGCGACGATCACCGCCATGTGCCGGCCGGGGCTCCGGGGATCGAGGCGCGGACGCTCCTGTTGTGGAGTGAGGGCCTGCACCGGCACGGCGTGAGCCTGCCCGAGTTCGTGGCGGCGAACAGCGAGCGCGCCGCCGCGGTGCTCGGCCTGACGGCGAAAGGCCGCATCGCCGTCGGCGCCGACGCCGATCTCGTGCTGTGGGACCCGGCCCTGCGCTGGCGCGGCGCCGACCTCCCGCCGTCGTCTCCCGAGACGTTCAGCCTCTACGACCGATGTGACGGGACGGGCCGGCCGCGGCACGTGTTCCTCCGCGGAACCGCGGTGGTCCGCGACGGTGCTCTCACCGACGAAGCGCCGCGCGGGCGCTTCGTGCACCGGCAGCCCCGATCGCCGAGGTGA
- a CDS encoding IclR family transcriptional regulator, with protein MSQTYSTSLTTLAVLERAGREGRAFRAADIRESLGLTRGQLFAHLVTLREAGWLEHLPDSTFRLSLKAHHLGQRALAQAGIGERVRPVMEELTMAVMEAVSLAVIEGETARIVQRVEPDRAVVADSTYESRMDLRHSASGRVLLAWGNATSVEALRASGVDVPGDDELAAIRSLGHALSDTDLGLETVAVAVPVFDARGVATAALSIIGPVSRFDPHRALDDLRAAAARINELQTGGDAR; from the coding sequence ATGAGTCAGACCTACTCGACCTCGCTGACCACGCTCGCGGTGCTGGAGCGGGCCGGCCGGGAAGGGCGCGCCTTCCGGGCCGCCGACATCCGGGAGAGCCTCGGGCTCACCCGTGGACAGCTCTTCGCGCACCTGGTGACGCTGCGCGAGGCCGGCTGGCTGGAGCACCTGCCGGACAGCACGTTCCGGCTGTCGCTCAAGGCGCATCACCTGGGTCAGCGGGCACTCGCGCAGGCGGGCATCGGCGAGCGGGTCCGGCCGGTCATGGAGGAGCTCACCATGGCGGTGATGGAGGCGGTGTCGCTGGCCGTCATCGAGGGCGAGACCGCGCGGATCGTGCAGCGGGTCGAGCCCGATCGCGCCGTCGTCGCCGACTCCACCTATGAGAGCCGGATGGACCTGCGCCATTCCGCGTCCGGGCGCGTGCTGCTGGCCTGGGGCAACGCGACCAGCGTGGAGGCACTGCGGGCGTCCGGCGTGGACGTGCCCGGCGACGACGAGCTCGCCGCCATCCGCAGCCTCGGGCACGCCCTGTCCGACACCGACCTCGGTCTCGAGACGGTCGCCGTCGCGGTGCCGGTCTTCGACGCGCGTGGCGTGGCGACGGCGGCGCTGTCGATCATCGGCCCGGTCAGCCGGTTCGACCCGCACCGGGCACTGGACGACCTGCGCGCGGCCGCCGCCCGCATCAACGAGCTGCAGACCGGCGGCGATGCCCGATGA
- a CDS encoding dipeptidase, translating into MIYVDGLENSIYDRQVFQELRTGRITCAVVTMAFWEDTLETMDRIGQWHDFAEQNADLIVLARTTSDIEHAAATDRTAIMLGTQNSSPIADRVRFVELFHDMGLRVMQLTYNNQNALGGSCYEPRDSGLTRFGAQVVKEMNRVGMLVDISHVGERTGLEAAELSEKPIAITHANASSLVPHKRNKGDDLIRAVAERGGIIGIPTYPKICGEYYSASLERWCELILRTVELAGIDHVGIGTDIGRNEDQAYLDWMRVGRWTKGEFYGAGSAASPGVTPPPDFMKTTEGFPAVEAELRRHLPEADVAKVMGGNWIRVYRDVIDPS; encoded by the coding sequence ATGATCTACGTCGACGGGCTGGAGAACAGCATCTACGACCGGCAGGTCTTCCAGGAGCTGCGCACCGGCCGCATCACCTGTGCCGTCGTCACCATGGCGTTCTGGGAGGACACGCTCGAGACGATGGACCGCATCGGCCAGTGGCACGACTTCGCCGAGCAGAACGCCGACCTCATCGTGCTCGCCCGCACCACGAGCGACATCGAGCACGCGGCGGCCACCGACCGTACCGCGATCATGCTGGGCACGCAGAACAGCAGCCCCATCGCCGACCGCGTCCGGTTCGTCGAGCTCTTCCACGACATGGGCCTGCGGGTCATGCAGCTGACGTACAACAATCAGAACGCCCTCGGCGGCAGCTGCTACGAGCCGCGCGACTCCGGCCTCACCCGGTTCGGCGCGCAGGTGGTCAAGGAGATGAACCGCGTCGGCATGCTCGTCGACATCTCGCACGTCGGCGAGCGGACCGGGCTCGAGGCCGCCGAGCTTTCCGAAAAGCCGATCGCCATCACGCACGCCAACGCGAGCTCGCTGGTACCGCACAAGCGGAACAAGGGCGACGACCTCATCAGAGCCGTCGCCGAGCGCGGCGGGATCATCGGCATCCCGACCTACCCGAAGATCTGCGGCGAGTACTACTCCGCGAGCCTCGAACGCTGGTGCGAGCTGATCCTGCGCACGGTCGAGCTCGCCGGCATCGACCACGTCGGCATCGGCACCGACATCGGCCGCAACGAGGACCAGGCCTACCTCGACTGGATGCGGGTCGGCCGGTGGACCAAGGGCGAGTTCTACGGCGCCGGCTCCGCCGCCTCGCCGGGCGTGACACCGCCGCCCGACTTCATGAAGACGACGGAGGGCTTCCCCGCCGTCGAGGCGGAGTTGCGCCGTCACCTGCCCGAGGCCGACGTCGCGAAGGTCATGGGCGGCAACTGGATACGCGTGTACCGCGACGTGATCGACCCGTCCTGA
- a CDS encoding Gfo/Idh/MocA family protein, whose protein sequence is MTEKKLNIGVLGVGEIALGPHGVLPNLRHIAHKVNLVALADPVEDRLAAAAKTYAVPHTFASLDELLQLDELDAVVNLTPIPAHGDTSRRILEAGKHLALEKPVATTMDDANAIVQLAEEQGLTVVVSPPNMLYPSRSEARKLIRDGVIGRVAFARARPSGAGPAAGAPWRDPSWFYQEGSGPTFDVGVYGIHELLGLLGPVRRVTAFSGITDPVRTVRRGPYKGLEIPVTADDNTLMLLDFGDSVFATVDSTFNVYASKGPRIEIYGREGALNVNYNINQSGPAPQLEVYRTDINGSEFDGWVAPNLGHLSGAETWALNLKRALLVDHLADCVLGGTSSALGADLARHALEIMLGAYESARTGAAVPIDSTFTDVQPPAPSLGSQW, encoded by the coding sequence GTGACGGAGAAGAAGCTCAACATCGGCGTGCTCGGGGTGGGCGAGATCGCACTCGGCCCGCACGGCGTGCTGCCCAACCTGCGCCACATCGCGCACAAGGTGAACCTCGTGGCGCTGGCCGACCCGGTCGAGGACCGGCTGGCCGCCGCGGCCAAGACCTACGCCGTCCCACACACGTTCGCGTCGCTGGACGAGCTGCTCCAGCTGGACGAGCTCGACGCCGTCGTCAACCTGACGCCGATCCCCGCGCACGGCGACACGTCGCGGCGCATCCTCGAGGCCGGCAAGCACCTGGCGCTGGAGAAGCCGGTCGCCACCACGATGGACGACGCGAACGCCATCGTCCAGCTCGCCGAGGAGCAGGGGCTGACGGTGGTCGTGTCGCCGCCGAACATGCTCTACCCGTCGCGCAGCGAGGCCCGGAAGCTGATCCGCGACGGCGTCATCGGCCGGGTGGCGTTCGCCCGGGCCCGCCCGTCCGGCGCGGGACCGGCCGCCGGCGCGCCGTGGCGGGACCCGTCGTGGTTCTACCAGGAGGGCTCGGGTCCGACGTTCGACGTCGGCGTCTACGGCATCCACGAGCTGCTCGGCCTGCTGGGCCCGGTGCGGCGGGTGACGGCGTTCTCCGGCATCACCGACCCGGTCCGGACGGTGCGGCGCGGCCCGTACAAGGGCCTGGAGATCCCGGTCACCGCCGACGACAACACGCTGATGCTGCTCGACTTCGGCGACTCCGTGTTCGCCACCGTCGACTCGACGTTCAACGTCTATGCGTCGAAGGGGCCGCGCATCGAGATCTACGGGCGCGAGGGTGCCCTGAACGTCAACTACAACATCAACCAGTCCGGGCCGGCGCCGCAGCTGGAGGTGTACCGCACCGACATCAACGGCAGCGAGTTCGACGGCTGGGTCGCGCCGAACCTCGGCCACCTCTCCGGCGCGGAGACGTGGGCGCTGAACCTCAAGCGCGCGCTGCTGGTCGACCACCTCGCCGACTGCGTCCTCGGCGGCACGTCGTCGGCGCTCGGCGCCGACCTCGCCCGGCACGCGCTGGAGATCATGCTCGGTGCGTACGAGTCCGCGCGTACCGGCGCGGCGGTGCCGATCGACTCCACGTTCACCGACGTGCAGCCGCCGGCGCCGTCGCTCGGCTCGCAGTGGTGA
- a CDS encoding Gfo/Idh/MocA family protein, with protein MTELSAIVIGLASDHAWSMADGLLSTGKVAIDAVVDGGEHRRAHAQKLLGPVTEYRSLADVPDDARFDIALVCSDNRAKADVVPWCLARGSHVYMDKPLAATGEGAAAIAAAGGTGRVMVAFHTVFDGVHDEAKQLIADGALGRVYLARGVAGHGGLREGGVSDDFVDWLVDPDRGGGGTFIDQACYLLDTFMDQLGDTIVEVDGVAVNLGERDYLPAAVEDVSLATLRFAGGALGVIDTKWHQIGPSPLRLSYHGTRGTLIDYGGRWELHTAAGVVPPPAWQRTGEHGGVVSYARTTPPKDGYSGEAGYFVARVLSGEPFHPALTVTAALRVQRVIDAFYASARSGARVAVTG; from the coding sequence ATGACGGAACTCTCCGCGATCGTGATCGGGCTGGCCAGCGACCATGCGTGGTCCATGGCCGACGGTCTGCTCTCGACCGGCAAGGTCGCCATCGACGCCGTCGTCGACGGGGGCGAGCACCGGCGTGCCCACGCCCAGAAGCTGCTGGGACCGGTGACCGAGTACCGGTCCCTGGCCGACGTCCCCGACGACGCCCGGTTCGACATCGCGCTGGTCTGCTCGGACAACCGGGCGAAGGCCGACGTCGTCCCGTGGTGCCTGGCCCGCGGCAGCCACGTCTACATGGACAAGCCGCTGGCCGCCACCGGAGAGGGCGCGGCGGCCATCGCCGCGGCCGGTGGCACCGGCCGGGTGATGGTGGCGTTCCACACCGTGTTCGACGGCGTGCACGACGAGGCGAAGCAGCTGATCGCCGACGGCGCACTCGGCCGGGTCTACCTCGCTCGCGGGGTCGCGGGCCACGGCGGGCTGCGCGAGGGCGGGGTGTCCGACGACTTCGTCGACTGGCTGGTCGACCCGGACCGGGGCGGTGGCGGGACGTTCATCGACCAGGCCTGCTACCTGCTCGACACCTTCATGGACCAGCTCGGCGACACGATCGTCGAGGTCGACGGCGTCGCGGTGAACCTGGGGGAGCGCGACTACCTGCCGGCCGCGGTCGAGGACGTCTCGCTGGCCACCCTGCGTTTCGCGGGCGGCGCCCTCGGCGTCATCGACACCAAGTGGCACCAGATCGGTCCGTCGCCGCTGCGGCTGTCGTACCACGGCACGCGGGGCACGCTGATCGACTACGGCGGGCGCTGGGAGCTGCACACCGCGGCCGGCGTTGTCCCGCCACCGGCCTGGCAGCGGACCGGAGAGCACGGCGGCGTGGTCTCCTACGCCCGCACGACGCCGCCGAAGGACGGCTACTCGGGCGAGGCCGGCTACTTCGTGGCGCGCGTGCTGTCCGGCGAGCCGTTCCATCCCGCCCTCACGGTGACGGCGGCCCTTCGGGTGCAGCGGGTCATCGACGCGTTCTACGCCTCGGCACGGTCGGGAGCACGGGTCGCGGTGACCGGCTGA